In Neokomagataea tanensis, one genomic interval encodes:
- a CDS encoding Lrp/AsnC family transcriptional regulator, whose amino-acid sequence MNKQKTRHHRPLDRFDRAILRILQKNNRIPQREIAEQIHLSTAAVQRRISALEADGIIQGNVALVAPEALRSTISIIVEVHFQNDRSTIIEPAKALFQNTPEVQQCYHVSGNGGFILIMLVEDITHYALLSQRLFADNDAVATYRTLVVLDRIKTGTEIPIPDEP is encoded by the coding sequence ATGAATAAGCAAAAAACACGCCACCACCGCCCGCTGGATCGCTTTGACCGTGCAATCCTGCGCATCTTGCAGAAAAATAACCGTATCCCCCAACGGGAAATTGCTGAACAGATTCACCTATCAACCGCCGCAGTACAGCGCCGTATCTCCGCCCTTGAGGCGGACGGTATTATTCAGGGCAATGTCGCACTCGTCGCACCAGAGGCGCTCCGGTCCACCATCTCAATTATTGTCGAAGTACACTTTCAAAACGACCGCTCAACCATTATTGAGCCCGCAAAAGCGCTTTTCCAAAATACCCCTGAAGTGCAGCAATGCTACCATGTCAGCGGCAATGGTGGCTTTATCCTCATCATGCTCGTCGAAGACATCACGCATTATGCTTTGTTGAGCCAGCGCCTCTTTGCCGATAACGATGCAGTCGCCACTTATCGCACATTGGTCGTACTCGACCGCATCAAAACCGGTACAGAAATCCCTATCCCGGACGAGCCCTGA
- the accD gene encoding acetyl-CoA carboxylase, carboxyltransferase subunit beta — translation MSWLTDYVRPKLRGLLQREVPDNLWTNCDSCSQMALVKDLEKAQKVCPHCGHHMRATARERMAWTFDGGEYTCIDIPKVPVDPLNFRDSKRYTDRLKDARNKSQLDEALLVAHGKVQGQDAVVAVMAPEFLLGTMGAGLGEAFVAACRLAVLQKAPLIVYTASGGARMQEGAVSLMQMPRTTIGVQMLREAGLPYIVVFTNPTTGGVSASFAMLGDVHVAEPNALIAFAGPRVIQDTVREKLPEGFQRSEYLREHGMVDIVEKRSELKALLGRLIGMLTKQPAPVAEAAE, via the coding sequence ATGAGCTGGTTGACTGATTATGTGCGCCCGAAGCTCCGTGGCCTTTTGCAGCGGGAAGTGCCGGATAACCTTTGGACGAATTGTGATTCTTGCAGCCAGATGGCTTTGGTCAAGGATCTGGAAAAGGCCCAGAAGGTTTGTCCGCATTGCGGTCATCACATGCGTGCGACAGCGCGTGAACGGATGGCTTGGACGTTTGATGGCGGTGAGTACACCTGCATCGATATCCCCAAGGTTCCGGTTGATCCCCTGAACTTCCGTGACTCGAAGCGCTATACGGACCGCCTGAAGGATGCCCGTAACAAGTCTCAGTTGGATGAGGCGCTCTTGGTGGCACATGGCAAGGTGCAGGGGCAGGACGCCGTTGTAGCTGTTATGGCACCTGAGTTTTTGCTGGGGACCATGGGTGCTGGCCTAGGAGAGGCTTTTGTCGCGGCGTGTCGCTTGGCTGTGCTGCAAAAAGCGCCGCTGATTGTTTATACGGCTTCCGGTGGTGCGCGTATGCAGGAGGGCGCGGTTAGCCTGATGCAGATGCCGCGCACGACGATTGGTGTGCAAATGCTGCGTGAGGCAGGGTTGCCGTACATTGTTGTTTTCACGAACCCGACGACTGGTGGCGTTTCAGCATCCTTCGCAATGCTTGGTGATGTGCATGTAGCTGAGCCGAATGCACTGATCGCATTTGCGGGGCCGCGCGTTATTCAGGATACTGTGCGCGAAAAGTTACCGGAGGGGTTCCAGCGTTCTGAGTACCTTCGTGAGCATGGTATGGTAGACATTGTCGAAAAGCGTTCGGAATTGAAGGCGCTTTTGGGGCGTTTGATTGGCATGTTGACCAAGCAGCCAGCGCCAGTAGCGGAAGCAGCTGAGTAA
- a CDS encoding replicative DNA helicase, with amino-acid sequence MSEATGIAANKETSEGGLTALLRRALPSSLQAEQALLGAILTNNKAYERVSDFLEPGHFSDSINGRVYEAVARRIERGQLADPVTMRAEFEHTGILEAAGGPGYLAKLLTAMVGIVNAGDYGRVIHDAWIRRQLIEIGETTVNNAYGARADLDGADQISASEEALFKLATERGQDGGFVSFGNALATAVNIAQEAFKRTGDVVGLTSGLRDLDKRTGGLHPSDLIILAGRPAMGKTALATKVAFSAARALMRDAQEGSQKPKGSVAIFSLEMSAEQLATRILSSEAEVSGEKIRRGDIGQKEFDRFVRVSRELQSLPLYIDDTPAISLSAMRTRCRRLSRTQGLSLVVVDYLQLMRPAIGTRPESRVLEISMITQGLKAIAKELSVPVIALSQLSRQVESREDKRPMLSDLRESGSIEQDADAVMFVYRDEYYLQQRMPKDSAYDSNDKFQMATEEWQRKMALVHNKAELILEKQRHGPTGTVQLYFEGEFTRFGDLDLIHE; translated from the coding sequence ATGAGTGAAGCGACGGGCATAGCAGCGAATAAAGAAACCTCAGAAGGTGGGCTGACTGCGCTGCTACGACGGGCGCTCCCCTCTAGCCTTCAGGCTGAGCAAGCGTTGCTTGGGGCTATTCTGACCAACAACAAAGCTTATGAGCGCGTCTCGGACTTTTTGGAACCAGGTCACTTTTCGGACTCGATCAATGGCCGTGTATATGAAGCGGTGGCCCGTCGGATTGAGAGGGGTCAACTCGCGGACCCTGTCACGATGCGTGCAGAGTTTGAGCATACGGGTATCCTCGAAGCTGCTGGCGGGCCGGGTTATCTCGCCAAGCTGCTGACGGCCATGGTGGGCATCGTTAACGCCGGGGATTATGGTCGCGTTATTCATGATGCGTGGATCCGGCGGCAGCTCATAGAAATAGGCGAGACGACTGTTAATAACGCCTATGGTGCGCGTGCCGATCTTGACGGGGCGGACCAGATATCTGCCTCTGAAGAGGCGTTGTTCAAACTTGCTACAGAGCGTGGCCAAGATGGCGGGTTCGTCTCGTTCGGGAATGCTTTGGCGACGGCGGTCAATATTGCACAAGAGGCGTTTAAGCGGACGGGCGATGTTGTTGGCTTGACGTCTGGGCTGCGCGATTTGGATAAGCGGACAGGTGGCTTGCATCCGTCTGATTTGATTATTTTGGCAGGCCGCCCGGCGATGGGTAAAACGGCTTTGGCCACAAAGGTGGCGTTTTCTGCAGCACGTGCATTAATGCGTGATGCGCAGGAGGGAAGTCAAAAGCCTAAAGGTTCAGTCGCAATTTTCTCGCTGGAAATGTCAGCCGAACAATTGGCAACGCGTATTTTGTCGAGTGAAGCGGAAGTCTCAGGCGAAAAAATCCGTCGAGGTGATATTGGCCAAAAAGAATTTGACCGCTTCGTGCGGGTATCGCGCGAATTGCAGTCATTGCCGCTCTACATTGATGACACGCCAGCCATTTCACTTTCCGCTATGCGGACGCGGTGCCGCCGCCTGTCCAGAACGCAGGGTTTGAGCTTGGTTGTGGTCGATTATTTGCAGTTGATGCGCCCGGCGATTGGTACCAGACCCGAAAGCCGTGTTTTGGAAATTTCGATGATTACGCAGGGGTTGAAAGCGATTGCAAAGGAACTATCGGTCCCGGTGATTGCGCTGTCCCAGTTGTCTCGTCAGGTGGAATCACGTGAAGATAAACGCCCGATGTTGTCGGATTTGCGTGAATCTGGCTCGATTGAGCAGGACGCGGATGCCGTGATGTTTGTTTATCGTGATGAGTACTACCTTCAGCAGCGTATGCCGAAGGATAGTGCGTATGACAGCAACGATAAATTCCAAATGGCAACCGAAGAGTGGCAACGTAAGATGGCGCTTGTCCACAATAAGGCGGAGCTTATTTTGGAAAAGCAGCGTCACGGGCCGACAGGTACGGTGCAGTTGTACTTCGAGGGTGAATTTACGCGCTTTGGTGACTTGGACCTCATCCACGAATAG
- a CDS encoding bifunctional folylpolyglutamate synthase/dihydrofolate synthase: MADLGAPAVLASEYRGRPGAVLERLQVLYPKLIDLSLGRLETLLARLGNPERHLPPVIHVAGTNGKGSTCANLRAIAEHAGLRVHVMTSPHLVDVTERFRVAGRLVTEDVLVNVLEEVERINDGAPITVFEVLTAAGFLLFSRYPADLVVLEVGLGGRLDASNVIPAPRACVITPVSLDHQAFLGDTLAAIAGEKAGIIKRGVPVVVAPQEPEALAVIRAKAEEMGSDFFVLGQDFSVSAERSGLVYSDAFGELILPKPGLLGPHQSLNSAVAVATLRYAGIGLPDEAYGGIAQAIWPARLQTLKGALAQSLPDGWELILDGGHNPGAGAVLAEVMSQWQDGPIHIIAGVKQSKDVRGFLEPLLAHAASVWAVSEDGQHMASSVDDIIVASGGVARSGPTVRAALQAIVEQAKQSAGQDSVLPARVLICGSLYLAGVVLQQDGWLAQ; this comes from the coding sequence ATGGCAGATTTGGGTGCGCCAGCGGTGCTGGCAAGTGAGTATCGTGGGCGCCCCGGGGCTGTTTTGGAACGGCTGCAGGTGCTGTACCCAAAGCTCATTGACTTGTCCCTTGGGCGGTTGGAGACGCTTCTGGCCCGTTTGGGCAACCCCGAACGTCATCTTCCCCCTGTTATCCATGTAGCTGGAACAAACGGGAAAGGCAGCACTTGCGCCAATTTGAGGGCTATAGCGGAGCATGCAGGACTGCGTGTGCACGTTATGACCAGTCCGCATCTTGTGGATGTAACGGAGCGTTTTCGTGTTGCGGGTAGACTCGTGACGGAAGATGTTTTGGTTAATGTCCTAGAAGAAGTGGAGCGCATCAACGACGGCGCACCTATCACGGTGTTTGAGGTTCTGACGGCGGCTGGCTTTTTGCTGTTTTCGCGCTATCCGGCGGATTTGGTCGTTCTGGAAGTCGGGCTGGGTGGGCGGTTAGATGCTTCCAACGTGATTCCAGCGCCTCGTGCTTGCGTTATTACGCCTGTAAGTTTGGATCATCAGGCCTTTTTGGGAGATACGCTCGCTGCGATAGCGGGAGAAAAAGCGGGCATCATTAAGCGTGGTGTTCCCGTTGTCGTTGCGCCCCAGGAGCCTGAAGCGTTGGCTGTCATACGCGCCAAGGCAGAGGAAATGGGCTCAGACTTTTTTGTTCTGGGGCAGGATTTTTCTGTTTCTGCTGAGCGTTCTGGGCTGGTTTACAGCGATGCTTTCGGCGAGCTGATTTTGCCTAAGCCCGGTCTGTTAGGTCCGCATCAATCTCTAAATTCGGCTGTTGCAGTTGCGACTCTGCGCTATGCGGGGATTGGTCTGCCTGATGAAGCTTATGGTGGTATCGCTCAGGCTATCTGGCCTGCCCGTTTGCAAACCTTAAAAGGTGCACTGGCGCAGAGCTTGCCGGATGGTTGGGAGTTGATACTGGATGGTGGCCACAACCCCGGGGCTGGGGCAGTGTTGGCTGAAGTTATGAGCCAATGGCAAGACGGCCCGATCCACATCATTGCGGGTGTCAAGCAAAGCAAGGATGTGCGCGGCTTCCTTGAGCCGTTGCTCGCGCATGCGGCTAGCGTCTGGGCTGTTTCAGAGGATGGGCAGCACATGGCTTCCTCCGTCGACGACATTATAGTGGCTTCAGGTGGTGTTGCGCGTTCTGGGCCGACTGTGCGGGCTGCATTGCAGGCCATAGTCGAGCAGGCGAAGCAGAGTGCAGGGCAAGACAGTGTTCTTCCTGCCAGGGTCTTAATTTGCGGCAGCCTCTATCTGGCTGGTGTTGTGCTGCAGCAAGATGGTTGGCTGGCCCAATAA